Sequence from the Deltaproteobacteria bacterium genome:
AGCTTAAAGGGCGAAGAAACGCCGCTGCAAAAAGCTGGACTGCAAGCTTACAACGACTGGATGACCGACTACTGCAAGACGGCGCCCAAGCGCTTGATCGGCCTCGGTTTGCTTTCTGCGCTCGACGTCGAGTGGTCCATGGCGGAAATGAAACGCTGTGCCAAGCTCGGCCTCAAGGGTATTGTGCTACCGTCCGGTCTGCCCGAAGGCCTGTGCTATGGCGATGAAGCCTATGATCCACTCTGGCAGCTCGCTCAGGACATGAATTATCCGATCCACTTTCACATCAATATTCTCCAAGGCCGCGATCGCATGGCGGCGCGCTTGAAAGTGATCTCCAAGCTGCAACAGGGGCGCAACGCCTTGCGGCGGACGATCCTCGAACCGTTGAATCTACTCACCGACCTCGTCTTCGGCGGTGTGCTCAATCGTTTTCCCAAGCTGCCCTTCGTGTTGGCGGAATACGATCTTGCCTGGATTCAACCTTTCATTAATAAAATGGACGGCTCGTTGATCCGCGCGCGCTCGGAGTCGCCCGATTCGCCGACGATTGAATCGCTGCCGAGCGAATCTGTGCGGCGGCAAGTCTATGTGACGTTCCAAGACGACCGCGCCGGCGTCCTGGCGGCGGACACGCTCCGCATGCTCGACAACTACATGTGGGCGAGCGACTACCCGCACGGCGGCGCCACCTGGCCGCACTCGAAGGAGATCAATAAAGCGCAGTTTCAGGGCCTCGCGCCGGATGTCGAAGACAAACTCGTCTGGGGCAACGCGGCGAAGTTTTACGGTGTGGCTTAGGAATTCGGAGTGTCTCGCGCAAAGCATGTCCTGAGCAACGTCGAAGGGGCGCAAGGGGCGCAAAGTTGGGAGTAAGATGATTCACCACGAAGACACGAAGTTCGGAAAAAGATAATTTATCTTCTTATCCTACCTTCGTGCTCTTCGTGTCGTGGTGAAATAGTATTTGTGCTGCTACGGTAAATCATCGCGGAGGAAGAAATGGCTTCAACAGTTCTCATCACCGGTGCCAACGGTTTCATTGGGTCACACGTCACGTTGTTACTGGAATTCCTCGGCCACAAAATTGTTCCCATCGATGTCATGCCGCGCTCGCCGGATCTTTCGCTGCTTGGCATCAAATCGGCCAGTCATATCATGAACGTGACCGATACAGGGGCATTTCGCGCACTGTGCGAGAAAGAGCGGCCGACCCATGTTTTTCATGCCGCTCATCCGCCGCGCGACGAGACGCCGACGGTGTTGGATTATTGCTATAAGGCGATGACCAATATTTTGGAGGCAGCGAAGGATCTAAAGTTTCAGCGCGTCGTCTATTCCAGCTCGGCATCGATCTATGGCCAACTGCAAAAGCCCGACGGTAGCCTGGTCAAAGAAGATGACGCGGTGACGATTTATCCGACTTACTTCTATCGCGCCGCTAAGACCGTCTCCGAATGGATGGGCAACTTCTACAAAGAAAAATACGGCGTCGACTTCGTCGCGCTGCGCTACTCATCGGTCTACGGCCCCGGCCTGTACCGCAGCATTCCTTTGGAATTGAAGCGAGGTATCTTCGGTCAAACCTGTCGGCCGTTTCTGACCCGGCCGGTCGACGATCTGATTTATGTCGACGACGTTGCCGATGGTGTAAGCCGCGCGCTGTTTACTGCCGGCCCGCTGAGCAAGGCCTACAATATCGGCCTCGACAAAGCCTACGTCAGCGAAGATTTGAAAAAGGCGATTCAAAAGGCGTTGCCTAACCTCGAATTCGAAATCGGCGCGCATCCCAACGCGGCCGAAGTGGCGCCGCACCGGCTGCGCAATCCATTGGATATCTCGCTGGCACGAAAAGAGCTCGGCTGGCAGCCGAAAATCTATCTGGAAGAAGGTATCGCGAAACTGGCCAAGTGGCTGGTCGATCACAAACCGCAACTGCGTTTGTGAGAAGATTCACTATTTTTTCTTGGCCGCTTTCTTCTTCGCTTTGGTCTTTGCGGGTTTGGCGGGAAGCTTCTGGACTTCGGCGAACGTTGCGGCAAAAAACCCCGAAAGTTTCTCGGTGTCGCCAGGGATCGCCGGTGGAATGATCCACCAATCTTTCATCCCTTTGCCGGTCCCCATCGGATCGAAGGTATTCGCTGACCGGAGATCGCTGAACTGGTTCTTTAGATCGCCCGGCAAACGAATCACGACGTTGTCCTCGTGCAGCCCAACAAAGAAATTGCCCTTGACGAAGCAACATGGGTAGCCGAAAATTTTTCGCGGTTGCGCGTCGGTATGTTGCGGCAAGGCCAACGTAAATCTCTCGACTAAGTCTGGAGATGATTTTTCCCAAGCCATACCCCCCTCCAGCGAGTCAGGTGAGCACGTAACCGCATCAAAATCCGTCTTCACTTTTCTTTCCCACCCACTCCCGCGTCCAGCTGGTTTCGATTTGCGATTGTGGTTGACAAGTGCTCCTGCTCGCCAATAGCATCGGCTACCATAAAACCGATTGGGAGGACAATCACGGTGAATCTCAGAGTGCTGGTTGTGACCGCGTGCTCGATGCTGTTCGGTTTCCTTAGCGCTGTGCCTTTGCAGGCTGCCAGTGCGCCCATGACAACCGCTCAGCTCGCCCTCTACCAGGGTGCTGATCGCGAGAAGATCCTGATCGAGGGCGCCAGGAAGGAAGGGGCTTTCACTCTCTACGGCTCGCATAGCTGGTATCGCACGATGGCGAAGGAGTTCGAGAAAAAGTATCCGTTCTTGAAGATCACCGAGTACCGAACGGACGGACGCAATTTAATCAAGCGTGCCGTCGAGGAAGCCAAAGCCGGACAGTACCTCGCTGACGTCATC
This genomic interval carries:
- a CDS encoding amidohydrolase, producing the protein MTMEEPRFFSADSHVNEPPECWERIPKGLRSHGPHFVKDPQGKKGLYMVFDGHEPDPVGMTFTAGLNKEAGGVRRVIENFTWESWRGPWDPVARLRDMDIDGVKIEVLYPSMARNFYSLKGEETPLQKAGLQAYNDWMTDYCKTAPKRLIGLGLLSALDVEWSMAEMKRCAKLGLKGIVLPSGLPEGLCYGDEAYDPLWQLAQDMNYPIHFHINILQGRDRMAARLKVISKLQQGRNALRRTILEPLNLLTDLVFGGVLNRFPKLPFVLAEYDLAWIQPFINKMDGSLIRARSESPDSPTIESLPSESVRRQVYVTFQDDRAGVLAADTLRMLDNYMWASDYPHGGATWPHSKEINKAQFQGLAPDVEDKLVWGNAAKFYGVA
- a CDS encoding NAD(P)-dependent oxidoreductase, which gives rise to MASTVLITGANGFIGSHVTLLLEFLGHKIVPIDVMPRSPDLSLLGIKSASHIMNVTDTGAFRALCEKERPTHVFHAAHPPRDETPTVLDYCYKAMTNILEAAKDLKFQRVVYSSSASIYGQLQKPDGSLVKEDDAVTIYPTYFYRAAKTVSEWMGNFYKEKYGVDFVALRYSSVYGPGLYRSIPLELKRGIFGQTCRPFLTRPVDDLIYVDDVADGVSRALFTAGPLSKAYNIGLDKAYVSEDLKKAIQKALPNLEFEIGAHPNAAEVAPHRLRNPLDISLARKELGWQPKIYLEEGIAKLAKWLVDHKPQLRL
- a CDS encoding TfoX/Sxy family protein; translated protein: MRAVESESPFLPGALDQDLLAISTLVEGELSGCHGRTGSLQRHSAKETEQHRARGHNQHSEIHRDCPPNRFYGSRCYWRAGALVNHNRKSKPAGRGSGWERKVKTDFDAVTCSPDSLEGGMAWEKSSPDLVERFTLALPQHTDAQPRKIFGYPCCFVKGNFFVGLHEDNVVIRLPGDLKNQFSDLRSANTFDPMGTGKGMKDWWIIPPAIPGDTEKLSGFFAATFAEVQKLPAKPAKTKAKKKAAKKK